In Scomber japonicus isolate fScoJap1 chromosome 7, fScoJap1.pri, whole genome shotgun sequence, one genomic interval encodes:
- the hdlbpa gene encoding high density lipoprotein binding protein a isoform X2 has protein sequence MSSVAVLTQESFNEHRNGLLPEQSAGGAGPGEEEEALPTYKDAFPPLPEKAASPEGTQETANAWTSKIRPLKSSVITQVFHVPLEERKYKDINQFGEGDQAKVCVDIMHKTGAHLELSLAKDQGLSIMVSGKLDAVMKARKEIVSRLQTQASATVAIPKEHHRFVIGKNGEKLQELELKTATKIQIPRPDDPSNQIKISGTKEGLEKAKHEILLISAEQDKRAVERVNIDKVYHPFITGAYNKVVGEMMQETGARINVPPPSVNKTEIVITGEKEQVALAVTMIKKVYEDKKKNATTIAVEVKKSQHKYVIGPKGNTLQEILDKTGVSVEIPPSDSSSETVILRGEPDRLGQALTEVYAKANSYTISSVTAPSWLHRFIIGKKGQNLAKITQQMPKVHIEFTEGEDKITLEGPTKDVQMVQGQIEVIVTDLVSRMDYTEISVDPKFHRHLIGKGGVNINRIKELHKVTVRIPPDNEKSNLIRIEGDPQGVQEAKKELLELASRMENERTKDLIIEQRFHRAIIGQKGEKIKEVRDKFPEVIINFPDPAQKSDIVQLRGPRTEVEKCSKFMQKIVAEMVENSFSVSVPIFKQFHRNIIGKGGSNIKKIREETNTKIDLPAENSNSEMIVITGKKANCEAARNRILAIQKELANITEMEVSIPSKLHNSLIGSKGRLVRSIMEECGGVHIHFPTEGSGIDKVTIRGPVEEVEKAKQQLLALAEEKQTKSHTAELRAKPEYHKFLIGKGGGNIRKVRDSTGARIIFPTAEDKDQELITVIGTEEAVREAQKELEELIKSLDNVVEDTMNVDPKHHRYFVSRRGQVLRDLADEYGGVMVSFPRTGMASDKVTLKGAKECVEAAKKRMQEIVEDLDAQVTMECVISQKFHRSIMGPKGSRIQQITRDHNVQIKFPEREDPQAAAAAAAAAAAASPAEAPIQENGEANGEVKEPVDPNAPKKCDVIVLSGRKERCEAAVEALKALVPVTIEVEVPFELHRYIIGQKGSGIRKMMDEFEVNIQVPAPEQQSDKISITGLANHLDRAKEGLLDRVKELMAEQEDRALRSYKLTITVDPKYHPKIIGRKGAIITTIRTEHDVNIQFPEKNDENQDQITITGYEHKAIAARDAIQAIVNDLEDMISEDITLDSRVHARIIGARGKGIRKIMDEFKVDLRFPQSGAADPNLVTVTGRPELVDEAIDHLLNLEEEYMADVVENEAKMAYMRPSGSSAAAMDEHRGPSKGFVVREAPWTTGNEKAPDMSSSEDFPSFGAPVPTKASPWGPKRF, from the exons ATGAGCTCAGTCGCTGTACTTACGCAGGAAAGCTTCAATGAGCACCGCAACGGGCTCTTGCCAGAGCAGAGTG CTGGTGGTGCAGGAcctggtgaggaggaggaggccctTCCTACCTACAAGGATGCCTTCCCACCTCTGCCCGAAAAGGCGGCCTCACCTGAGGGGACCCAGGAAACTGCCAACGCCTGGACATCTAAGATCCGTCCTCTCAAGTCTTCTGTAATCACCCAg GTTTTCCATGTGCCGCTGGAAGAGCGCAAGTACAAGGACATCAACCAGTTTGGGGAAGGAGACCAAGCAAAGGTCTGTGTGGACATCATGCATAAGACCGGAGCCCACCTGGAACTCTCCTTGGCAAAAGATCAGGGTCTTTCCATCATGGTTTCTGGAAAGTTAGATGCTGTGATGAAGGCCCGCAAGGAGATTGTGTCCCGACTGCAGACTCAG GCTTCAGCTACTGTCGCTATCCCCAAGGAGCACCACCGCTTTGTCATCGGCAAAAATGGGGAGAAACTGCAGGAGCTCGAGCTCAAGACAGCCACCAAAATCCAAATCCCACGACCTGACGACCCCAGCAACCAGATCAAGATCTCTGGTACCAAGGAGGGCCTGGAGAAGGCCAAGCATGAGATCCTGTTGATCTCAGCTGAGCAG GACAAGCGTGCAGTGGAGAGGGTGAACATTGATAAGGTGTACCACCCATTCATCACCGGAGCCTACAATAAAGTGGTAGGAGAGATGATGCAAGAAACTGGTGCCCGCATCAATGTCCCCCCTCCAAGTGTGAACAAGACTGAGATTGTCATCACTGGGGAGAAAGAGCAGGTGGCCCTTGCTGTGACTATGATCAAGAAGGTTTATGAAGACAAG AAGAAGAATGCCACTACCATCGCAGTGGAGGTGAAGAAGTCTCAGCACAAATATGTGATTGGTCCCAAGGGAAACACCCTGCAAGAGATCCTGGATAAAACTGGTGTCTCAGTTGAGATCCCACCCTCTGACAGCAGCTCAGAAACTGTCATCCTTCGTGGGGAGCCAGACCGTCTGGGTCAGGCCCTCACTGAAGTTTATGCCAAG GCAAACAGCTACACTATTTCCTCGGTAACAGCTCCCTCTTGGCTTCATCGTTTCATCATTGGCAAGAAGGGGCAGAACTTGGCCAAGATTACCCAACAAATGCCCAAG GTGCACATTGAGTTCACTGAGGGAGAAGATAAGATCACCCTGGAGGGTCCCACCAAAGATGTGCAGATGGTTCAGGGCCAGATTGAAGTCATTGTTACAGATTTG GTAAGCCGTATGGACTACACAGAGATCAGCGTGGATCCCAAATTCCACCGTCACCTGATTGGAAAAGGAGGCGTTAACA TCAACCGCATCAAAGAACTGCACAAGGTGACTGTCCGCATCCCCCCTGACAATGAGAAGAGCAACCTGATCCGTATTGAAGGGGATCCCCAGGGTGTGCAGGAAGCCAAGAAGGAGCTGCTTGAGCTTGCGTCACGCATG gagAATGAGCGTACAAAGGACTTGATCATCGAACAGCGTTTTCACAGAGCCATCATCGGCCAAAAAGGGGAGAAGATAAAGGAAGTGCGCGATAAATTCCCAGAG GTCATCATCAACTTCCCCGACCCAGCACAGAAAAGCGACATCGTTCAACTTAGGGGCCCACGAACCGAAGTGGAAAAATGCTCCAAGTTCATGCAGAAGATAGTGGCTGAAATG GTGGAGAACAGTTTTTCTGTCTCGGTTCCCATCTTCAAGCAGTTCCACAGAAACATAATTGGAAAAGGAGgatcaaacattaaaaag ATTCGggaggaaacaaacacaaaaatcgACCTGCCTGCTGAGAACAGCAACTCTGAGATGATCGTCATCACAGGCAAGAAAGCAAACTGCGAGGCTGCGCGAAATCGTATCCTTGCCATTCAGAAGGAGCTG GCAAACATCACAGAGATGGAGGTATCTATTCCTTCCAAGCTGCACAACTCCTTGATCGGGTCAAAGGGCCGTTTAGTTCGCTCCATCATGGAGGAGTGCGGTGGCGTGCACATCCACTTCCCCACTGAAGGCTCAGGGATTGATAAAGTCACCATCCGAGGCCCTgtagaggaggtggagaaagcCAAGCAGCAGCTGCTTGCGCTGGCAGAGGAGAAG CAAACGAAGAGCCATACTGCCGAGCTGCGTGCGAAGCCAGAATACCACAAGTTCCTTATTGGAAAAGGCGGCGGAAACATCCGTAAGGTTCGTGACAGCACCGGGGCCAGGATCATTTTCCCCACTGCTGAGGACAAAGACCAGGAGCTCATCACTGTGATTGGCACTGAAGAAGCTGTGCGAGAGGCCcagaaggagctggaggagctcATCAAGAGTTTG GACAATGTCGTCGAGGATACCATGAACGTCGATCCTAAGCACCATCGTTACTTTGTGTCTCGCCGTGGCCAAGTCCTTAGAGACCTTGCTGATGAGTACGGTGGCGTGATGGTGAGCTTCCCTCGCACAGGGATGGCGAGTGATAAGGTCACCCTCAAAGGAGCCAAAGAATGTGTGGAGGCAGCCAAAAAGCGCATGCAGGAGATTGTTGAGGACCTG GATGCTCAAGTGACCATGGAGTGTGTGATTTCTCAGAAGTTCCACCGTTCCATCATGGGTCCCAAGGGCTCACGGATCCAGCAGATCACCAGAGATCACAATGTACAGATTAAGTTCCCAGAGCGTGAGGATCCTCAAG cagcagcagcagcagcagcagcagcagccgcagcTTCTCCTGCCGAGGCTCCCATCCAGGAGAATGGGGAGGCCAACGGAGAGGTGAAGGAGCCTGTTGATCCAAACGCACCCAAAAAGTGTGACGTCATTGTGCTTTCTGGCCGCAAAGAGCGGTGCGAGGCTGCCGTGGAAGCATTGAAA GCTTTGGTTCCCGTCACTATTGAGGTGGAAGTGCCTTTTGAGCTTCATCGCTACATCATCGGACAGAAAGGAAGTGGAATTCGCAAGATGATGGATGAATTTGAG gttAATATTCAAGTGCCTGCTCCTGAGCAGCAGTCTGATAAAATCTCCATCACTGGCTTGGCCAATCACCTCGACCGCGCCAAAGAGGGTCTCTTGGATCGCGTCAAGGAACTGATGGCTGAGCAGGAGGATCGG GCACTCAGGAGCTACAAGCTGACCATCACTGTGGACCCCAAGTATCACCCCAAAATCATCGGACGCAAGGGTGCCATTATTACAACCATCCGCACCGAGCATGATGTTAACATCCAATTCCCCGAGAAGAACGATGAAAACCAG GATCAGATTACTATTACAGGGTATGAGCACAAAGCCATAGCTGCGCGGGATGCCATCCAGGCCATTGTGAACGATCTGGAAGACATGATCTCCGAGGACATCACCCTAGACAGCAGGGTCCATGCCCGCATTATCGGAGCCCGCGGCAAGGGTATCCGCAAGATCATGGATGAGTTTAAG GTTGATCTCAGGTTTCCCCAGAGCGGAGCTGCAGACCCAAACCTTGTGACAGTCACAGGTCGTCCCGAGCTCGTGGATGAAGCCATCGACCACCTTCTTAACCTGGAAGAGGAATAC ATGGCAGATGTTGTGGAGAACGAGGCAAAGATGGCTTACATGAGGCCTTCTGGGAGTAGCGCCGCTGCCATGGACGAACACCGTGGCCCATCCAAAGGCTTTGTGGTGAGGGAGGCTCCATGGACCACTGGCAATGAGAAG GCCCCTGATATGAGCAGCTCTGAAGATTTCCCCAGCTTTGGAGCCCCAGTGCCAACCAAAGCCTCTCCCTGGGGACCCAAACGCTTCTAA
- the hdlbpa gene encoding high density lipoprotein binding protein a isoform X3 has protein sequence MSSVAVLTQESFNEHRNGLLPEQSGAGGAGPGEEEEALPTYKDAFPPLPEKAASPEGTQETANAWTSKIRPLKSSVITQVFHVPLEERKYKDINQFGEGDQAKVCVDIMHKTGAHLELSLAKDQGLSIMVSGKLDAVMKARKEIVSRLQTQASATVAIPKEHHRFVIGKNGEKLQELELKTATKIQIPRPDDPSNQIKISGTKEGLEKAKHEILLISAEQDKRAVERVNIDKVYHPFITGAYNKVVGEMMQETGARINVPPPSVNKTEIVITGEKEQVALAVTMIKKVYEDKKKNATTIAVEVKKSQHKYVIGPKGNTLQEILDKTGVSVEIPPSDSSSETVILRGEPDRLGQALTEVYAKANSYTISSVTAPSWLHRFIIGKKGQNLAKITQQMPKVHIEFTEGEDKITLEGPTKDVQMVQGQIEVIVTDLVSRMDYTEISVDPKFHRHLIGKGGVNINRIKELHKVTVRIPPDNEKSNLIRIEGDPQGVQEAKKELLELASRMENERTKDLIIEQRFHRAIIGQKGEKIKEVRDKFPEVIINFPDPAQKSDIVQLRGPRTEVEKCSKFMQKIVAEMVENSFSVSVPIFKQFHRNIIGKGGSNIKKIREETNTKIDLPAENSNSEMIVITGKKANCEAARNRILAIQKELANITEMEVSIPSKLHNSLIGSKGRLVRSIMEECGGVHIHFPTEGSGIDKVTIRGPVEEVEKAKQQLLALAEEKQTKSHTAELRAKPEYHKFLIGKGGGNIRKVRDSTGARIIFPTAEDKDQELITVIGTEEAVREAQKELEELIKSLDNVVEDTMNVDPKHHRYFVSRRGQVLRDLADEYGGVMVSFPRTGMASDKVTLKGAKECVEAAKKRMQEIVEDLDAQVTMECVISQKFHRSIMGPKGSRIQQITRDHNVQIKFPEREDPQAAAAAAAAAAASPAEAPIQENGEANGEVKEPVDPNAPKKCDVIVLSGRKERCEAAVEALKALVPVTIEVEVPFELHRYIIGQKGSGIRKMMDEFEVNIQVPAPEQQSDKISITGLANHLDRAKEGLLDRVKELMAEQEDRALRSYKLTITVDPKYHPKIIGRKGAIITTIRTEHDVNIQFPEKNDENQDQITITGYEHKAIAARDAIQAIVNDLEDMISEDITLDSRVHARIIGARGKGIRKIMDEFKVDLRFPQSGAADPNLVTVTGRPELVDEAIDHLLNLEEEYMADVVENEAKMAYMRPSGSSAAAMDEHRGPSKGFVVREAPWTTGNEKAPDMSSSEDFPSFGAPVPTKASPWGPKRF, from the exons ATGAGCTCAGTCGCTGTACTTACGCAGGAAAGCTTCAATGAGCACCGCAACGGGCTCTTGCCAGAGCAGAGTGGTG CTGGTGGTGCAGGAcctggtgaggaggaggaggccctTCCTACCTACAAGGATGCCTTCCCACCTCTGCCCGAAAAGGCGGCCTCACCTGAGGGGACCCAGGAAACTGCCAACGCCTGGACATCTAAGATCCGTCCTCTCAAGTCTTCTGTAATCACCCAg GTTTTCCATGTGCCGCTGGAAGAGCGCAAGTACAAGGACATCAACCAGTTTGGGGAAGGAGACCAAGCAAAGGTCTGTGTGGACATCATGCATAAGACCGGAGCCCACCTGGAACTCTCCTTGGCAAAAGATCAGGGTCTTTCCATCATGGTTTCTGGAAAGTTAGATGCTGTGATGAAGGCCCGCAAGGAGATTGTGTCCCGACTGCAGACTCAG GCTTCAGCTACTGTCGCTATCCCCAAGGAGCACCACCGCTTTGTCATCGGCAAAAATGGGGAGAAACTGCAGGAGCTCGAGCTCAAGACAGCCACCAAAATCCAAATCCCACGACCTGACGACCCCAGCAACCAGATCAAGATCTCTGGTACCAAGGAGGGCCTGGAGAAGGCCAAGCATGAGATCCTGTTGATCTCAGCTGAGCAG GACAAGCGTGCAGTGGAGAGGGTGAACATTGATAAGGTGTACCACCCATTCATCACCGGAGCCTACAATAAAGTGGTAGGAGAGATGATGCAAGAAACTGGTGCCCGCATCAATGTCCCCCCTCCAAGTGTGAACAAGACTGAGATTGTCATCACTGGGGAGAAAGAGCAGGTGGCCCTTGCTGTGACTATGATCAAGAAGGTTTATGAAGACAAG AAGAAGAATGCCACTACCATCGCAGTGGAGGTGAAGAAGTCTCAGCACAAATATGTGATTGGTCCCAAGGGAAACACCCTGCAAGAGATCCTGGATAAAACTGGTGTCTCAGTTGAGATCCCACCCTCTGACAGCAGCTCAGAAACTGTCATCCTTCGTGGGGAGCCAGACCGTCTGGGTCAGGCCCTCACTGAAGTTTATGCCAAG GCAAACAGCTACACTATTTCCTCGGTAACAGCTCCCTCTTGGCTTCATCGTTTCATCATTGGCAAGAAGGGGCAGAACTTGGCCAAGATTACCCAACAAATGCCCAAG GTGCACATTGAGTTCACTGAGGGAGAAGATAAGATCACCCTGGAGGGTCCCACCAAAGATGTGCAGATGGTTCAGGGCCAGATTGAAGTCATTGTTACAGATTTG GTAAGCCGTATGGACTACACAGAGATCAGCGTGGATCCCAAATTCCACCGTCACCTGATTGGAAAAGGAGGCGTTAACA TCAACCGCATCAAAGAACTGCACAAGGTGACTGTCCGCATCCCCCCTGACAATGAGAAGAGCAACCTGATCCGTATTGAAGGGGATCCCCAGGGTGTGCAGGAAGCCAAGAAGGAGCTGCTTGAGCTTGCGTCACGCATG gagAATGAGCGTACAAAGGACTTGATCATCGAACAGCGTTTTCACAGAGCCATCATCGGCCAAAAAGGGGAGAAGATAAAGGAAGTGCGCGATAAATTCCCAGAG GTCATCATCAACTTCCCCGACCCAGCACAGAAAAGCGACATCGTTCAACTTAGGGGCCCACGAACCGAAGTGGAAAAATGCTCCAAGTTCATGCAGAAGATAGTGGCTGAAATG GTGGAGAACAGTTTTTCTGTCTCGGTTCCCATCTTCAAGCAGTTCCACAGAAACATAATTGGAAAAGGAGgatcaaacattaaaaag ATTCGggaggaaacaaacacaaaaatcgACCTGCCTGCTGAGAACAGCAACTCTGAGATGATCGTCATCACAGGCAAGAAAGCAAACTGCGAGGCTGCGCGAAATCGTATCCTTGCCATTCAGAAGGAGCTG GCAAACATCACAGAGATGGAGGTATCTATTCCTTCCAAGCTGCACAACTCCTTGATCGGGTCAAAGGGCCGTTTAGTTCGCTCCATCATGGAGGAGTGCGGTGGCGTGCACATCCACTTCCCCACTGAAGGCTCAGGGATTGATAAAGTCACCATCCGAGGCCCTgtagaggaggtggagaaagcCAAGCAGCAGCTGCTTGCGCTGGCAGAGGAGAAG CAAACGAAGAGCCATACTGCCGAGCTGCGTGCGAAGCCAGAATACCACAAGTTCCTTATTGGAAAAGGCGGCGGAAACATCCGTAAGGTTCGTGACAGCACCGGGGCCAGGATCATTTTCCCCACTGCTGAGGACAAAGACCAGGAGCTCATCACTGTGATTGGCACTGAAGAAGCTGTGCGAGAGGCCcagaaggagctggaggagctcATCAAGAGTTTG GACAATGTCGTCGAGGATACCATGAACGTCGATCCTAAGCACCATCGTTACTTTGTGTCTCGCCGTGGCCAAGTCCTTAGAGACCTTGCTGATGAGTACGGTGGCGTGATGGTGAGCTTCCCTCGCACAGGGATGGCGAGTGATAAGGTCACCCTCAAAGGAGCCAAAGAATGTGTGGAGGCAGCCAAAAAGCGCATGCAGGAGATTGTTGAGGACCTG GATGCTCAAGTGACCATGGAGTGTGTGATTTCTCAGAAGTTCCACCGTTCCATCATGGGTCCCAAGGGCTCACGGATCCAGCAGATCACCAGAGATCACAATGTACAGATTAAGTTCCCAGAGCGTGAGGATCCTCAAG cagcagcagcagcagcagcagcagccgcagcTTCTCCTGCCGAGGCTCCCATCCAGGAGAATGGGGAGGCCAACGGAGAGGTGAAGGAGCCTGTTGATCCAAACGCACCCAAAAAGTGTGACGTCATTGTGCTTTCTGGCCGCAAAGAGCGGTGCGAGGCTGCCGTGGAAGCATTGAAA GCTTTGGTTCCCGTCACTATTGAGGTGGAAGTGCCTTTTGAGCTTCATCGCTACATCATCGGACAGAAAGGAAGTGGAATTCGCAAGATGATGGATGAATTTGAG gttAATATTCAAGTGCCTGCTCCTGAGCAGCAGTCTGATAAAATCTCCATCACTGGCTTGGCCAATCACCTCGACCGCGCCAAAGAGGGTCTCTTGGATCGCGTCAAGGAACTGATGGCTGAGCAGGAGGATCGG GCACTCAGGAGCTACAAGCTGACCATCACTGTGGACCCCAAGTATCACCCCAAAATCATCGGACGCAAGGGTGCCATTATTACAACCATCCGCACCGAGCATGATGTTAACATCCAATTCCCCGAGAAGAACGATGAAAACCAG GATCAGATTACTATTACAGGGTATGAGCACAAAGCCATAGCTGCGCGGGATGCCATCCAGGCCATTGTGAACGATCTGGAAGACATGATCTCCGAGGACATCACCCTAGACAGCAGGGTCCATGCCCGCATTATCGGAGCCCGCGGCAAGGGTATCCGCAAGATCATGGATGAGTTTAAG GTTGATCTCAGGTTTCCCCAGAGCGGAGCTGCAGACCCAAACCTTGTGACAGTCACAGGTCGTCCCGAGCTCGTGGATGAAGCCATCGACCACCTTCTTAACCTGGAAGAGGAATAC ATGGCAGATGTTGTGGAGAACGAGGCAAAGATGGCTTACATGAGGCCTTCTGGGAGTAGCGCCGCTGCCATGGACGAACACCGTGGCCCATCCAAAGGCTTTGTGGTGAGGGAGGCTCCATGGACCACTGGCAATGAGAAG GCCCCTGATATGAGCAGCTCTGAAGATTTCCCCAGCTTTGGAGCCCCAGTGCCAACCAAAGCCTCTCCCTGGGGACCCAAACGCTTCTAA